Sequence from the Candidatus Saccharibacteria bacterium oral taxon 488 genome:
CGTCGTGCCGACGTAACAGCCAAACTCGACGATGTTTCCTGCCGCGCCGCTTTGCAGCACCTTTTCCAGTTCCCGCAGCAAAGCGCCGAGTTCTTTGGCGTCAACTTGATCGGAAATGATGGGATATTTGGCGAGGAGTCGGTCGGTGATCATTACTACTATTAGTATACCAGTTTCTCTTCATGCTAAAATCATAGTATGAAAATTGCTAGTCCTGCGTTCACCGAAAACGCTAAAATACCAAAAATTTACTCCAAGTTCGGCGGCAACCAACGCCCACCGCTCGAGATCAGCGACGTGCCAACAGATGCCAAAAGTCTGGTAATCGTCTGCCACGACCCCGATGCGCCTGGACGCGATGGATTCTATCATTGGACGGTTTGGAATTTGCCGGCCAAAACCACTGAAATCACTGGCGAATCACTGCCCCTAGGCGCTGTCGAAGGCGTTACCAGTTGGGGTTGTCCCGGCTGGGGTGGGCCGCAGCCGCCGTTTGGCACGCACCGCTATCAATTTTACGTATACGCGCTGGACACAACGCTGGATCTACCAGACAGCACCAGGCCCAAAGAACTCATCACTGCTCTCACGCCGCACATCATTGACCAGACCGTGTTGACTGGAAAGTTTGGCGTGTTTGATATTTTCCGGCACGGCTAGCCGAGCCCACCAATTAACCAATAGCCAGACCCGTGAATCTTCCAGTCGCCATCTTTCCTCTCGAGTCATTTTTTAGTATACTATCTCCAGCGTCGGGGTGTGGCGCAGCTCGGTAGCGCGCACCGTTCGGGACGGTGAGGTCGTCCGTTCAAATCGGATCACCCCGACCATGAAATTATTTGAAGCGTATGTTCATCACCTAGAACCTCTGGCGATCACAAAAGCAAAGGAGGCTATATGCAGCGACGAGTTAACGTACGCGGAATTATTATCAACGATCAGGGCGAGCTATTTTGCCAAAAATTGACCGCCAATAACGGCGCGGGGCGAGAGTTTTGGTGTGCACCGGGCGGCGGTTTGGAGATGGGCGAAAGTTTGCTGGACGGTTTACGCCGAGAGATGATTGAGGAAACTGGCGTCAAGCCAACCATCGGCAAGCTATTATTTATCCAACAATTTACCGACACCAACCCCTCGTCTAAATACGGCATGACCGAGCAACTTGAGTTTTTCTTTTCCGTCACCAACTGGCAAGATTACCAGCATATCGACCTGGAGCAAACATCGCACGGCGTCGAGGAAGTGGCGGAATGCGGCTTTGTCAATCCGAAAACCACACGGATTTTGCCGAGTTACCTAACAGAGGTTGACCTAAACTGGCTGGTTAATGAGTCGACCGACGTTCAGATGATGAGCGAATTGTAACAATCCCACCGAGACTATTTACCAAAGATTTTACTATAGTCAGTTTTCGGATAATCTATCGTGCTTAACGTACCATTTTTAGCTAACACCCCAATAATTTGCTACATATAGTCACGCCGTAGGGTGGTTATTGCATGAACAGCCGCCTCCTTAAGTGCGGGTGAATTTTCACTCGCAGACACCACTTCTCGGTAACTGCCCAGACATTTTTCTAATAGCTTCCACCTATCGGCTGGAGACTGGTTGAGCTGATTCGCCAAAACTGATATAGCGTCAATAAGTAACGACCGGAGGTCACCCTGAACTGATCTATTGATATATCCTTGCGCGCGAGGAATATCCTCACCGTGATCAACTTGCTCAACATAACCACGAAAACTTCTCGCATATTCAAAGTCAATATAGCGAGTCGCAGAATTATCACCGTCAGAACCCGACAGCCGGACAAGATTACGCATAAAAGCATCCTTGTGAGCAATATGTATTTTATGCAACGCAGATAATGCCAGAAGAGCATCCATTAAATGCTGTTTGATATTCTCTGAGCTCATTTCACGCCATGCAAGACCCTCAAAGTTGACCGCTTTTCATCGAATCGAGTCATGATCCATGCCGAACGGTACTTGGAACTAATGGGCTTCCCTGCTATCATAAGTGCTTGAATTGAGAAGGGGGCCAGTCCCTGCGTACTAACATACTGGGTCATGGCGACCTCGGCAAGAGCAGTTGTCAGTGGAAGCCGCTTAATAGCAAACTCTTCCTTGGAGCCACTAACTGTTTTCACATCTACAGTAAATGCTCCGTTGCGAGACGAGCCTTCACGTGATAAATCTCTGTGTGGCTCAGCTGTAGCGACAGGGGGGAAGTTCGGTGTAACATACAGCAATGGTTTATTGTCTAAATCAAGCTCTGGATAAAACTCCCTGGACATATGATCAACTTGCTCTGACATGTCAGGCAAAGACGGCCTTCTAGTTGTCTCGACCAGAAGGCGACATGCTGCTCCACGCTCGGTATCCATATTTGTGTTATAACATAAAATTATTATTTTGAAAATAGCTATATCATACTACCGCATGGCCCGAATCATCTGCCTCAGCTGCTCAACCGCCCGAGCACGGCGTTCCCTTGTCCAATAAGTATCAGGCGTAGCCTTTTCGCCGTCAGCGGTAGTTTCTTGGAGGAAATGACCGACGACACGGCCGTCTTTTAGTGCCGTCACATCAGGAACATACACTCGCGGTTGTCCGTTCTCGTCGGTGCGAAGATGCGGCTTTAGTTTCTCAACCAATTTTTTGTAGGTAGCATCATTGGTTTCGCGGGCATGGCGAATGTCGAGATAGTAAATCTTGTCCAGCCCCTCGGCTTTGGCAGCTTCATCGACGATTGGCGCCAGCTGCTGACACCACGGACACTGCTGAAAGCCAAGGAAAATCAAGCCACTGCCTGATTCAAACTTCTCCAAAACCTCGCCAGCCGAAGCAAAGACGAAGCGATTGTCATTAGCCACCCGGGAGTAAGCGGTCTTGAAACGAGCAGCGTCTGACGGTTGTGGTGATACGGGCGTCTGCGGGCGCGACCAGATATACCAACCGCATATGACGATGGTAATGATACCAACAACTACCGCAACAAGAAGCATACATTTGGTATAGTTCTTGGCTGTTTTCGCATGTTTCATCTGGACCTCCTGTTAGTTATCCTTGACGCCAAAAAACTTCCGCGCCCGTTCGGTCACTGGATGATCCATCACCTGCTCTGGTGGACCGTTTTCGATGATCTCACCCTTGTCCAGGAAAATCATCCGCGTAGCTACTTCGCGCGCAAATTTCATTTCGTGCGTGACGATAACCATGGTCATACCTTTGGCGGCCACCTCACGAATCACATCCAACACCTCGCCGATCATCTCTGGATCAAGCGCCGAGGTTGGCTCATCAAACAGCATGATATCTGGCTCCATGGCTAGAGCTCTGGCGATGGCGACACGCTGCTTTTGCCCGCCTGAGAGCTGCGAAGGAAAGGCCCCGGCTTTGTCCGCCAGCCCCACGTCTGCGAGCAATTTCTTTGCCAGGCGAGTCGCCGCCCGATCAGACAATTTGCGTAATTTCCGCGGCGCCAGTTTGATGTTATCCAGCACGCTCAAGTTCGGAAACAGATTGAATGATTGAAACACCATGCCAACTTTTTGGCGCAGTGCGTTCAGGTCGACTTTCGGCGCTGTCGTTTCCACACCGTCGATGACAATGCGCCCGCCCGTCGGCGTCTCCAGCAGATTCAAGCAGCGCAAAAAGGTTGATTTACCAGAGCCGCTTGAACCAACAACCACGACCACTTCGCCTTCATGAACTTCAACGTCAATGTCCCTGAGCACACGGTTACTGCCAAACTGTTTCTTGAGGTTAGCCACCGTGATGATTGCTGGGTGCTCAGTGCTCGGCTGCGCTACTTCCTTCACCTTATTCACTGCCATCCTTTAGTCTCCTCTCCACTCGCGTCATCACGCGGGTAAATATGGCGGTCAACGCCAAGTACATCACCGCTGCGGCAAACAATGACTGAAACGCCGTGGCCGTTTGAAACCGAATATTATCGGCGCCGCGCATGATATCATTCAGCCCAATCCAGCCAACCACCGACGTCTCTTTCAGTAGGGCGATGAATTCGCTGATCAGTGCTGGCAACGAATTTTTGAGCGCTTGTGGCAAAATCACCAAACGCATGGCCTGCCAGCGGCTGAATCCCAGCGAACGAGCTGCTTCCATTTGCCCCTTGTCAACACTTTCGATACCACCGCGAATGATCTCGCCAATGTATGCACCGCTATTGATACCAAAGGCAATTGCTGCCACAAAAATCTTCGGCATAAACTGATATGAACCAAAAACGACGTAGTACATAATCAACAGCTGAACCAGAAGCGGCGTGCCCCGAATGATGTCGACATACACTTTCCCAATCCACGCCAGCGGATTCCAGCGACTCAGTCCTTTGGCCCACGAGAAGCGCCCCAGCAGCTTGAATGGCCGTACGTCTGAGGTTCGCAAAAGAGCGATGATGACACCGATGGCCGTACCGAGCAGCAGTGACAGAACAGTCAATACCAAGGTTACTTCTAGGCCGTGCCACAAATACAGCCACCGACCATCGCCGAAGATTACTTCCAGGAAATTCACGATTCAAGCTCCTTTTTCTTCATCAATTCAAGAGCTCTCGGCCCAAAATGTTTGCGGATGAGATTGTCGTACCGACCGTCCTTTTTCATCTCCGCCAACACTCGGTTAACTTTTTTTAGCAAGTCATGGTTATTATTTTTGATGGCAATTGCATAATGCTCGCTTGATAACTCGCCCGGCAAAATCTCTAATCCCGGAAAACCCGCCGTATACTGAGCAGCCGGCGCATCATCCAAAATAACCGCCTCGACGCCACCAGCATTGAGCTCGGTCAGTACACTTGGCGCGGTTGGGAATTGTGATACTTTAGCACCGGTAATTTTTCCGGCCAACGTATCACCCGTCGTGCCCAGCTGCACGCCAATTTTCTTGCCCATCAGTTGATGCCTGTTCCGAATTGGACTACCCTTTTTGACAATAATCCGCTGCGATGCAGAATAATACGGCTCGGAAAATAACGCATTTTTGGCACGCTCCGGCGTCACCGACATGCCAGCCACCGCCATGTCAATTTGCCCTGATTCCAGCGCTGGCAGCAATCCGTCAAACGACATGTCTTCAATCTTTAGCTCTTTATTCACGCTGCGGGCAATTTCCTTTGCCAAATCAACATCAAAGCCAACAATTTCATTGCCCTGCTTGTATTCAAACGGCTTAAAGCCAGCATTGGTGCCCATCACCAACACGTCATCACTCTTACCAAATCCACCTTCGCGCTGCAAAATGTCAAACGCCATAAAGCCAATCAACGCCACAAACAGCCCCAGGCCTATCCACCAACTAACACCAAACCCCCGATGATGCGCTTTCGTTCTGTTCATGCTTATCAGTATACGCGCTTTGAAAAGAAATGATAAGCCCCCAAACCAGCCCACGTACCCAGCCAAACGTTGTATAATATCATTATGAGCACCTCTCCGTCTGGCCACGGCGCCAACAACCGCATTATCATTCGCGTGGCTATCGTCTTGCTATTACTATGTAGCGCTGTTTTCTTTGTCGCTAGCCGCTATAAAATTGTGCAATTTCGTGACGCCAAGATTGACGAGATTTTAT
This genomic interval carries:
- a CDS encoding YbhB/YbcL family Raf kinase inhibitor-like protein, which gives rise to MKIASPAFTENAKIPKIYSKFGGNQRPPLEISDVPTDAKSLVIVCHDPDAPGRDGFYHWTVWNLPAKTTEITGESLPLGAVEGVTSWGCPGWGGPQPPFGTHRYQFYVYALDTTLDLPDSTRPKELITALTPHIIDQTVLTGKFGVFDIFRHG
- a CDS encoding NUDIX domain-containing protein, which produces MQRRVNVRGIIINDQGELFCQKLTANNGAGREFWCAPGGGLEMGESLLDGLRREMIEETGVKPTIGKLLFIQQFTDTNPSSKYGMTEQLEFFFSVTNWQDYQHIDLEQTSHGVEEVAECGFVNPKTTRILPSYLTEVDLNWLVNESTDVQMMSEL
- a CDS encoding ATP-binding cassette domain-containing protein yields the protein MITVANLKKQFGSNRVLRDIDVEVHEGEVVVVVGSSGSGKSTFLRCLNLLETPTGGRIVIDGVETTAPKVDLNALRQKVGMVFQSFNLFPNLSVLDNIKLAPRKLRKLSDRAATRLAKKLLADVGLADKAGAFPSQLSGGQKQRVAIARALAMEPDIMLFDEPTSALDPEMIGEVLDVIREVAAKGMTMVIVTHEMKFAREVATRMIFLDKGEIIENGPPEQVMDHPVTERARKFFGVKDN
- a CDS encoding ABC transporter permease subunit (The N-terminal region of this protein, as described by TIGR01726, is a three transmembrane segment that identifies a subfamily of ABC transporter permease subunits, which specificities that include histidine, arginine, glutamine, glutamate, L-cystine (sic), the opines (in Agrobacterium) octopine and nopaline, etc.), which gives rise to MVNFLEVIFGDGRWLYLWHGLEVTLVLTVLSLLLGTAIGVIIALLRTSDVRPFKLLGRFSWAKGLSRWNPLAWIGKVYVDIIRGTPLLVQLLIMYYVVFGSYQFMPKIFVAAIAFGINSGAYIGEIIRGGIESVDKGQMEAARSLGFSRWQAMRLVILPQALKNSLPALISEFIALLKETSVVGWIGLNDIMRGADNIRFQTATAFQSLFAAAVMYLALTAIFTRVMTRVERRLKDGSE
- a CDS encoding transporter substrate-binding domain-containing protein, which gives rise to MNRTKAHHRGFGVSWWIGLGLFVALIGFMAFDILQREGGFGKSDDVLVMGTNAGFKPFEYKQGNEIVGFDVDLAKEIARSVNKELKIEDMSFDGLLPALESGQIDMAVAGMSVTPERAKNALFSEPYYSASQRIIVKKGSPIRNRHQLMGKKIGVQLGTTGDTLAGKITGAKVSQFPTAPSVLTELNAGGVEAVILDDAPAAQYTAGFPGLEILPGELSSEHYAIAIKNNNHDLLKKVNRVLAEMKKDGRYDNLIRKHFGPRALELMKKKELES